One window of Bacteroidota bacterium genomic DNA carries:
- the aceK gene encoding bifunctional isocitrate dehydrogenase kinase/phosphatase: MPIPALADRSAEVVFRGFESYRRRYRVLTRRARTRFETQDWAGMGKDATERLDLYKRTVAAVEYDLRNTLGGDIENHYLWANMHGAYAQRNSLRDDWELGETFFNSITRRIFDTVGVDEEIEFVASGIKTPPPRPVVRVFEGVGTVPQLFASILKAYPFDLPYRDLRSDAETLATRVKAHLRQQEAVGHVDRLELIESVFFRDRRAYLVGRIYCGAYTSPVAIALANEDGEIGVDAFLLTEDAVSILFSFTRSYFLVVADRPYDLVRFLKSLLPRKRVAELYIALGFNKHGKTELYRDLLRHLAQAERSDPNDRFVRAPGQRGMVMTVFTMPSYDYVFKLIKDRFDPPKTVTHQGVKDAYALVFRRERAGRLVDAQAFEHLEFDRAHFDPVLLDELLVEAGHIVSVDGDRVRIGLAYTERRVTPLDLYVRRALDETDSGLRVADAEMAVVDYGWCIKDLAKTGIFPGDLLLKNFGVTRHGRVVFYDYDELQLMGTVNFRKKPVPRTLEQEMASEPWYSVGEHDVFPEELIYGLGLVDPLRRTFLAEHADLFTPEFWQAAQAHLAEGDLVQPLPYTAQHRLRRAPLAEPAGAVPS, encoded by the coding sequence ATGCCTATCCCTGCTCTCGCCGACCGTAGCGCCGAGGTCGTCTTTCGCGGCTTCGAGAGCTACCGCCGTCGCTACCGCGTCCTGACACGCCGAGCCCGCACCCGCTTCGAGACGCAAGACTGGGCCGGTATGGGCAAGGACGCCACCGAGCGCCTCGACCTCTACAAACGCACCGTCGCCGCCGTCGAATACGACCTCCGCAACACGCTCGGCGGGGATATCGAGAACCACTACCTCTGGGCCAATATGCACGGGGCCTACGCCCAACGCAACAGCCTGCGCGACGACTGGGAACTCGGCGAGACTTTCTTCAACTCGATCACCCGCCGCATCTTCGACACGGTCGGCGTAGACGAGGAGATCGAGTTCGTGGCAAGCGGCATCAAGACGCCGCCGCCGCGGCCCGTCGTGCGCGTGTTCGAAGGCGTCGGCACCGTGCCGCAGCTGTTTGCCTCGATCCTCAAAGCCTACCCCTTCGACCTCCCGTATCGAGACCTCCGTTCTGACGCGGAAACCCTCGCCACACGGGTCAAGGCGCACCTTCGCCAACAGGAGGCCGTGGGGCACGTGGACCGCTTGGAGCTCATCGAGTCGGTGTTCTTCCGCGACCGCCGCGCCTACCTCGTCGGGCGGATCTACTGCGGGGCGTACACCTCGCCCGTCGCTATCGCACTAGCAAACGAAGACGGCGAGATCGGCGTGGACGCGTTCCTGCTCACCGAGGACGCCGTGTCGATCCTCTTCTCGTTCACGCGGTCGTACTTCCTCGTGGTCGCCGACCGGCCATACGACCTCGTCCGGTTCCTGAAAAGCCTGCTGCCGCGCAAGCGCGTCGCCGAGCTCTACATCGCGCTCGGGTTCAACAAACACGGCAAGACGGAGCTCTATCGTGACCTGCTGCGGCACCTCGCCCAGGCCGAGCGCTCAGACCCCAACGACCGCTTCGTGCGGGCACCAGGCCAGCGCGGCATGGTGATGACCGTCTTCACGATGCCGAGCTACGACTACGTCTTTAAGCTCATCAAGGACCGGTTCGACCCGCCGAAGACGGTCACCCATCAGGGCGTGAAGGATGCGTACGCCCTCGTCTTCCGCCGCGAGCGTGCCGGGCGGCTTGTGGACGCGCAGGCCTTCGAGCACCTGGAGTTTGACCGCGCCCACTTTGATCCAGTGCTGCTCGACGAGTTGCTCGTCGAGGCAGGACACATCGTTTCCGTGGACGGCGATCGCGTTCGGATCGGGCTCGCCTACACCGAGCGCCGCGTGACGCCACTCGACCTCTACGTTCGTCGCGCGCTCGACGAGACCGACAGTGGCCTGCGCGTGGCGGACGCCGAGATGGCGGTGGTCGACTACGGGTGGTGCATCAAAGACCTTGCAAAAACGGGCATCTTTCCCGGCGATCTCCTGCTCAAGAACTTTGGCGTCACCCGCCACGGCCGCGTCGTCTTCTACGACTATGACGAGTTGCAGCTCATGGGCACCGTTAACTTCCGCAAGAAGCCGGTGCCGCGTACGCTGGAACAGGAAATGGCCTCAGAACCATGGTATTCCGTAGGCGAGCATGATGTCTTTCCCGAAGAGTTGATCTACGGACTCGGGTTAGTCGACCCCCTGCGCCGTACTTTTTTGGCTGAGCACGCCGACCTCTTCACCCCGGAGTTTTGGCAGGCCGCGCAGGCGCACCTTGCGGAAGGCGACCTCGTGCAGCCGCTCCCCTACACCGCGCAGCACCGCCTTCGCCGAGCACCGCTCGCCGAACCTGCGGGCGCCGTTCCGTCTTGA